ACGACCAGTCGTCGACACCGACACTCGCCCGCCAGCGGGACCGACTCGTCGCGTGGGCGGCGACCCGCACCGCGTCGAAGACGCGCTCGTCGGGTTCGCCCAGTTCCGCGAGCAGTCGGCGGTAGAACCGGACGGCGTAGTCACTCCCGAGTGCGACGGCCGCGCCGAGACCGGCGTAACGTCGGTCGGTCGCGTTCGGGCCACAGAGCGACACTCTGTCGTGTTCCCAGCGTCGCCGGAGTCCCGCCGGGTCGGTCGCCAGCAGTCGGTAGTGGCGCGGCAGGAAGCCGAGTGTCGACTCGATGTCGCCGAGTACCGGCGTCTCCTCGACCGTGCCGACCGTGAACAGCGGTACGTCGCCGGGCATCGTCCCGGCGGCGAGAGCCGCCAGTTCGGCCACGTCGGCGACCGTGCCGGAGAGTTCCACGAGTTGTTCGTCGGTCGCGTCGTGGTCGCCCCGGAGGCGGTCGGCGTACGCCGACACGTCGCCGTCGGTCGCCATCGTCGCCGAGGCGGAGAGCAGTAGGGCGCGGCACTCGCCGAGGTCGGTGTCGGAGAAGGTGCTCGCGGTGTCACCGCGCAGTCGACCGAGCAGCGAGGGTGCGTGGGCGGCCGCGCGGACCTCCCGCGCGAGGTTCGGGTAGTCGCCGTCGCCGGGGAGGACGGCCGCGTCGAGTGGGTCGACGAGCGACATCAGGGGGCCTCCTCGCCGGCCAGCAGGCACTCGGTCTCCCAGTGGTGGTGTGCCTTCAGGCGGAGGCGACCGGTCGTGGTCAGGCGGTAGGCGTTCGTGCGACCGTCGACCGGGCGTTTGTCGACGAAGCCGAGTTCGACCAACTCCGAGAGGTTCTGGTAGAGGCGACCGTGGTTGATGTCCTCGTCGTAGAACTCCTCCAGTTTGCGCTTCAGTTCGAGGCCGTGCGGTCGCTCGCCGGTCATCCGACAGATGGCGAGGAGCAAGTTGCGCTTGAAGCCGGTCAGACCGGTCAGCGGTTCTGGTTTGACGGGCGGTTCGCCGGGAGAGGTTCGACTGCGGATGTGGTCTCGTGCGTTCATAGGGAGTGGCGGCGAAGCCGCCGAGACCGCGACCGGGACCTGCACCCGGTTGTCGGCGTGGACCGAACGCGGCGGCGAGACGTGATCTGTCGCGGTGACCGACCGACGCGAGGCGGGTCGCCGGCTCAGGCGAACTCCATCTTGTGTTCGCGGTAGAGAACGAGTGTGAACAGCGCGAAGGGGAGCAGGCCGAGCACCGTCAGGCCGGTGGCGACCTGCAGGAGCGGCGGGATGCCGAGCGAGACGACGAAGTAGACGAGGACGAGGATGCCGGTCAGGATGAAGAAGACGACGCTGGCGATGGCGAGACCGAAGGAGAGCTGTCGGTACTTCCACGGGAGGTTCTCCGACCGGCGGAGCATCTGGATCAGGACCGCGACCGGCGGGATAGCGAGCGCGACGAGTTGGAGAATCGAGGTGGCGACGCTCTCGCTCACGCCGAGTCACCCCGGCCCGGCGTCGGGTCGCCGAGTGGTCGCGTCGCCAGTCCGTCGTCGTCGGTGTAACAGGGTCCGGAGCCGAACACCGCCGTCCGAGGGCTGACGGGAGTCGAGGGCTGTGCAGTCGTCGCAGAGTGTTGTCGTCGGGTCATAGCAACCGGCGGGGGACCGCCGAGACCGCGACCGGGGCTCGCACCCGGCTGTCGGCGTGGACCGAACGCGGGAGGGTGTGGTCGGTGCAGCACGGACCGGGTCGGAGGGACGGCGAGGGAGCGGACTCTCAGTCGGCGATGTCCTCGCGGAAGAGGACGACGACGAAGACGGCGAAGGGGGCGAGACCCAGCAAGAGCAGTCCACTCGCCCCCCGGAGGAGGAGTGGCGCTCCGAGCGCGGTGGAGAGAAATCGCAGGACTGCGAGGCCGGACGCGAGGTAGAAACAGACGGACGAGAGCGCCAGGCCGAAACAGAAGACGCGCCACGGGTCGCCGAGGTGCTCCGAGTTCCGGAGCATCTGGAGCAGGACCGCGACCGGCGGAATCGCCAGCGCGATCAACTGGAGCAGTGTCGCGGCGACGGCGGTGTCCACGACTACGACCCCCTGATCGACTGTAACACGTCCTCGCCGAAGCTCCAGACCGTCGCCGAGAGGACGGTCCCGAGGAAGACGAGTCGCATCCGGGGCGGAATCGCCGAGAGGTCGAGAGCGCCGAGTCCCGCCGCGAGTACGACCGCGACGAGCGTCAGGTGGAGGAAGCCGGCGAGGAGGTCGTTCGTCAACCAGTGGCGCATCTGCGTCGAGGTGGTGTCGTCGTCCTCGCCCTCGATGTCGTCGCTGGCCGCGACCGAGTCGTCGGTGTCGGACGACGACGCCGACTTCGCGGGCGCGCCG
This genomic window from Salinirubrum litoreum contains:
- a CDS encoding helix-turn-helix transcriptional regulator translates to MNARDHIRSRTSPGEPPVKPEPLTGLTGFKRNLLLAICRMTGERPHGLELKRKLEEFYDEDINHGRLYQNLSELVELGFVDKRPVDGRTNAYRLTTTGRLRLKAHHHWETECLLAGEEAP